One Vairimorpha necatrix chromosome 7, complete sequence DNA segment encodes these proteins:
- a CDS encoding reverse transcriptase: MVLTVVHVRKSFIETTKPNELWEVDLIGRLNDNGKTKFIVICVDHHTKCIETKILTQNLVLIIKALEEFMSKCNEKPDRILSDCGLEFAITKVIVWAKDWY, encoded by the exons ATGGTTTTGACAGTTGTCCATGTGAGGAAGTCAT tcaTTGAAACGACGAAACCTAATGAACTTTGGGAAGTAGATCTAATAGGAAGATTAAATGACAATGGAAAAACCAAATTTATAGTCATATGTGTAGACCACCATACTAAATGTATCGAGacgaaaattttaacaCAAAACCTcgttttaattataaaagcaCTTGAAGAATTTATGAGTAAGTGCAATGAAAAGCCAGATAGAATATTATCAGATTGTGGACTTGAATTTGCAATTACAAAGGTTATAGTTTGGGCAAAAGACTGGTATTAA